In the genome of Xiphias gladius isolate SHS-SW01 ecotype Sanya breed wild chromosome 18, ASM1685928v1, whole genome shotgun sequence, the window GTCAGACACAATATGTTGAAAAAGTCTGTGAGATCTCAACGTGGGATGGAGAAGTTAAAGAGAAGCAACCAGAGACGATCCGTGCAGTTCCGATCCACCAGCGTCCAGATCTGCTGGTTCCCTGTGCAGACCTGGTCAACTCTGAGTGGCAGAGGAGTCAGGCTGCCCGGGTTCACTCCCTGCAGAAGTCCTGTCCAGAGTTCCCCATCTGCCTGGTTCTTTTGCAAggccacagagagacagagcggcTGCTAGGCCACGTCCGGCTGTCCCTGGTCGTGGGTCACAGCAGCAGCCTGTTCGTTGAGTCAGTGGTTGTGTCCAAGGCGGAGCGAGGGAAGGGCTTCGGCCGGACTTTGATGGAGGAGACTGAGCGCTACTCCAAAAGCCGTGGGTTCAGCCGCCTGTGCCTGACCACCCACGATAAGCAGCACTTCTACGCACACCTCGGCTATGTGCTTTCGACGCCAGTGCAGAGCGCAGGTGCAATGACATCGTTCGTTCCCATGGAGATGCTGCTGAGGTTCTCCAGAATGCCGAGTGAAGAGATGAGCACGCAGAATCAAAAAGGGACAAAGATGGATGCTCAAATACCACAAGGGAACAGAGACTCAGTGGGTGCTTGTGTTGTAGGGTCACCTCCAATTTCTAgttcacttcctcctcctcccccacctccttcCACTTCtacccttcctcctccctcttccatCCCTACTCCTCCCCCACCACCTACTCCCTCCAtcccttctcctccacctcctcctcagtcTGCAGGGCAGCTTGTAGTTCAGACCCTGACCGAAACCCCTTACAGAGACGCCAAAGGAGTTCCCATCTATTGGATGCGCAAAGATATTTGACAAACACGCAATTAGATACACTGGGCAATGCACTCACCCACATTAATGCATACATGCACAGTTTGTTCATATGtgcacacataaaaaagaaatgcacaaacataaaacataaatccTTAATGATCTCTcagatacacagaaaacaagtagaggagaaaataaaacacagtagGTGAGTCCATGAAGTTCCCAGCTGAAGGAAAAgcggagcaaaaaaaaaatatcacaaataaataaacacattaaaaatggaCTATGCACAAATATGTTCTTTCTTTCACTACATACCAATGCTCAACCAGAGATGCCATGTACCATAACTTGTCAAACAAaacttaatatttaatttttaagtgAAAACTGCAAGAGACTCGACTTTGGCAAATGGCTTACATAAAAACGACGATGCTGTATTTTACCAGCCTCTTAATTTCATAGTTTGGGCCGTCATTCTTGTcggatattttaaaaatgaaattgacgATGAATCTTAAAAATTGTCAGCTCAGACTATACTGCTTGGATGATACCAAATAGCAGTTTAGTTATATTCAGCCCTGGTTTTCACCTCTAATTGGTTTACATAACTAAATGAAACTGTGCATTATATGTCTGCAGTGTAGCagttagtaaaataaaaatgatggcCAACATTATTAAAGTAAGAACCAGGTTTTAAAACAAGTAGAACTTTTCTTAAATACTTAAGCTAGTTGCGAATTGTTTaagtcctcctcctcacagaaatgtgttttacttaCTTCTTACTTCACGTGGATGTTTCGAGCTTCACCGTGCAGAATGTTGCATGTGATACTATgtagaaggctgttttcacattcacctACCGAAGGAGGAAAGTTCCTCTGTCCTTACCTGGAATCTGAGTTTAAGACTTGGACAAACAAGCAGGATTTTCTGACATCACACCTACCCGTAGTTTAAAAGCCAGTCCAGGTCCAATGTGCAGCTCACACGTGTGatgcagagacttgaaacctCCAGTGCACATATGATTATGGAATATCCAGTGAAGTAGGACACATCTTATGTTCTTATGTTCTTACGTTggaatggatttattttttatttattttttttttttgcatattcatataATAGGGGctttttcaatgagggagaaggaacagatgtaattataataatttttaactAGTCAATTGAACTGTTTTatatcttaaaacatgtctttataGAGATGGGATTGGGATAAGAGTGGTACTGGTTTGAAAATACAGGTTGACTGGGAAAGCTTAGTGGTAAagggaaaaatatatttgaaggTTACTGCATAGGCTGGAACAACAGAAGTGAAATCATTGGGTTTCTCCTAGTGGGTAGTTACAGGTTAGCTGACTCACAAGCTAACAAGCTTTTAATTACTTGAAAATCACAATCAATAATtggccaaaaaataataatttttttccctcagcaAAGAGAATTTAGAAAAAACCTATTTTGTCTCCACCAGACAACTCAACCAATTAAAATACTTTTGCCCTTTGAGCTGCTCTGCACCTCAGAAATATCTAAAATCCAGTCTATATCTGCTGTTATTGAAATATGTGACATTGTAATATTAAATTTGAgggttgaatttgcatttatgaGACTGATACATCTTATAACATCTGATGTTTCCATGGTGAAAAATTGTGGAAATAAAGAGAATTTGAGTAAATATTCTTTTggcttgtgtttattttttctattttattaccTGTCATGATTTTTGATCAAgtatacccccccccctttgtgTTAGAATTATCTCATAGTGCAAAAAGCCAATGAATGGACATTTTGAATtcttataaatgtgtgtatttgatttCCAAGGGCAGCAATTTGTATTTGCTTATATTAAGACATCTATCCCACTGCAGAAACGTTGCTCATCAATAAATCTTACTGgcccatttctctctcctgtcaggAAGGACACGTCAGTGGTTGAGCAGCCATGTTGCTGTCTCGCCCCCCTCTCCCCTACCAcgtcttcctctttttcctctctcccctctcctgtaCCTCACTGTCACGGAACTCCACCCATGGAGATCCTTTCCTCCACACTCCCCCACCTGCTGTGGCTGCAGCAGGTCCGATCCTGCAGGACCGACCCTTCGTCGTGGTGTGGAACATGCCCACGGCTCAATGTCAGAAACGCTACAACATCCACCTGAACCTGGGAGACTTTGATATCGTGGAGAACCAACACCAGAGATTCCAAGGAGAGGTAGTTGACCGTGGTGTCACCAGTGGGATTTGATACTTTTCTGATCCcagtacaaaattaaaatatatttgacatatactgtatttatccTACTCAGAttctaaaattaattttagaaattaatTTTCTACAATTATTTCATACAAACTTGACATATTTATTTCTCCTTGCTGCAGTTAGAAATTAGGTTGACTCACAGCACCAAGACTGAAACCTTAAAGTACCACACAATCAAAAacgagctaaaagaggctaaaaagctcagtATAGCTTTGTTATAATTCTCTGTGCGCAAATGTTTAAACTTTCCAGAAGATGACCATTTTCTACCATGACCGCCTGGGGAAATATCCGTACCTCTCCCGAAATGGCAGGAAGATGAATGGAGGAATACCGCAGCTTGGTAACCTTAGCGCTCACCTTTCCCTCGCAGCGACGCAGATGTCCAGATTGCTGCAGCCAAACTTCACAGGTTTGGCCGTTATCGATTGGGAGGAGTGGCGGCCACTGTGGGAGAGAAACTTTGGATCCAAGATGGAGTACCGGAGGCTGTCCAAGCTGCTGGTTAGACAGGAGAGACCGGGTTTGTCTGAGAGGGCCGTGACATCACTTGCGAGGCAAAAGTTTGAGGAGAGCGCTTTGAAATTCATGGAGGAGACGCTGCGGTCAGCAGTCATAGAACATCCCAAGGGATTCTGGGGGTTTTATGGTTTTCCTTCCTGCTTTAATAAGCATAAGAGAAAGACAGGTAGGACAAACACTAACTGTGTGTTGAACAGTTTGGTCGGTGGCTTGTGACCCAAGTTTTGAACAAGAAAGCTATTTATACagattatgtattttttttaaataacattattgTGATGAGATGAAGTAGGAACATTGCTAGAAAAGCACTTATTTAActgccattaaaaagaaaaaaaaaactttgaaagccaattgtttaaaattgaaaacaattCCTGAATATAAGGTTGAAGTCTTAAACAGGCCTGTATCTTTTCTCGTTTCACGTGTGATCAGATAAGAGCTATACAGGACGCTGTCACAGAGGGACGAGACAGCAAAATGACCGGCTGTCCTGGCTCTGGAGTCAGTCCACTGCTCTCTATCCCAGCATCTACCTGCCACAGAGGCTGGCAGGATCAATGGAAGCAGCTCTGATGGTCAGGTACAGATAATTAAGATGCATGAAGGAATGTTCACCCGCACTAACCTGCTTCGGTCAAACAAACAGCCTGTTATTTACCTGTTACTCAGCCAAAGTTTTGATCGATATTCACCTACACAGGGCATTAAAGGAATTACTGATGTACATTTCTGTCTTCTTCCCTCAGACACAGACTGCTAGAGGCTTTGAGGGTGGCGTCAATTTGGCGCCATAGCAGCAATACCAACCGCAACACACCAGTTCTTTCCTACGCCAGGCtggcattcacacacactctcaccttTCTCAATAAGGTAAGATTTTTTGAAGCGTATAAACATGTACAAATGCATACAACTTTATTACCAATTTAATATAGTGAGAATTGTAAACATAGaattcaaaatggctgcattttttACTCACTTGAGGCAGTATATGGcataattttgtgtgtgtgtgtctgtgtgtgtgtctgtgtctgcgtgCGCATGTAtgtccacgtgtgtgtgtgtgtgtgtgcgcagacCGACCTGATACATACACTAGGGGAGAGTGCATCACTGGGAGCTGCTGGAGTGGTGCTGTGGGGAGAGCTGAAATTTGCCAGATCCAAGGTATGTACAGTAACGTATCTAAGAAAAgattatttatgtgtgtttgtgtttctgtgtgtgtgtctgtgtgtaaccccccccccccctctctctcccacccccCAGGATCAGTGCATCCATCTCAGAGACTACCTCCAAACCGTCTTGGGTCCCTTCATACGGTTGCTGAGGTCCAGCACCCAGAGCTGCAGCCTTTATCTTTGCCACGCAAACGGGCGCTGCACCAGGCGACGCGGCTCCCCTGGTTTTATGGTTTCTTCGGGTGTCGAACATTTTCTAGACTTCACGTGTCAGTGCTACCAGGGCTGGACTGGGCAGCGGTGTCAAGAGCAGATAAAaggatgaaaacagagagaagaaaaagtaacCCAAACTTTTCCAACAAGGTGTTGTCAGTCATTGTTCCTGGAAGACCAAGGACATTTACACTTAAAGAATTGATAGCCCCTAgtggtgattaaaaaaaatttaaataaaaaaatgtgtttgattgaatttatcagtgtttatttttgcatattttaaaaatgggtgAAGTTAAGATCAAATTTGATAATAAAGAAATATGCATGAAAACCAACACAACTAACCATttgttgagtttattttttttgtttaattagttTGACGGACTGGCACTCCATCAGCATCTCATATGcatttccttcccttttctcttcactttctgtCACTGGAAGCATTTTTTAAGCTGTGCTCAACACAAGAAGATTTTGTTCTAACTGCAGTGAATAGTGtcttgtaaaatgtaaaatttaatggCTGGGTCTTGGGACGTCAAATCTTAGTGAAAACCTGTTTAAACCTAAGTGCttctttggtgttttctttGGTGAAAATCAGGAAATATTAAAGCAATTGAATCATGAAcggttacattttaaataattcattatttattacCCAGTGCTAATATTAGGGGGTGAAGTCATCAATcatcaaatttttattttttatatattttttaaagaatgttacaggaataaaaacaggCTTGGAAAACAACATTGTCTGCAATAACACATTTAACCATTTTTGACTGGGATCAAAGTCAGTTTAACAAGCTCCAccacattttaatttccatgaatttctttttcagtgttaaatatATGACACTGACACCCACTCGCACAAAGTGATTGACAGCACAAAATACACCATCTcgtacatttttaaagatagtttgtctttaaacattaaatgtgTATTATGCGATGTAATGCTATGAGATACACCACCTCAGTTCATTTAATCCAACCAGTCATACTGCTTTAATGACAACTGGAGTTTGAGATGGGAGGTTTTCAGAAACGTCTCCTCTCTTAATTACATGGTTCCATCAGATACATTTAAtcttgaaagacaaaaaaacatttagagggCAATCTGACATCTGTTTCCTCTTCAAGGAAAAATCCattgtaaaacacagttttactgCACTTTAAAGCATCTCGTGTCCATATTAAAAGTGTAcggtatgtatgtgtgtatacatttgcattttagatGTCTGTGCATATCTTCCTCATGTCCCTCCTCTCATAGCTGTCAGGTTTTGTCTCAGTGCCTGAAGTTCTTGGATCAGTAGTGAAAGCTCTGTGGCTGCAGCCTCTTTCTCCCTTGCTGCCATAGTCAGCACCTGGATTGCGCCGCCCTGCTGGACTGGAGAAGGAACAGACACGAAAGCATACTGTCGGTCTGTTCATCTCTGGTTACACACAACAAAATACTGTTACAGagaagctgaagatgaaaatggaAAGTAACATGACAAATGCTAGGAAcggcactgaaaaaaaaattcggTGAATTTTAAATCATAGAATTAGGAAATATCATGgggaacaaatgaaaatgaatgaatatgataTCTCACCCAAAAAGTAGAAGATGAGTAATACTGTTAGCAGAAGCAAAGTGATAATAGCACAGCCCATGGCATAGGCACGTGATGAAGTGGGTGTCAACATATCCTGCAGACGGCTCTGCCATTTGCTGCTGGCTGGATGGCCTCTTTGCCTGACAGCTGCCATATCACAGGTGTAGAGGTTCCCATTCAGGGAGGGTGTGTAAGCAGGACGCGGAGGCCTCATCCCTGAAATCATACTCAGTGGAGtcattcagtgtcagtgtgtgtgggcTTTGGTGGCTGGTttggggtgtttgtgtgtgtccctttGGGACTGTGGTCGGGGTGTTTGTGATTGTATATTTATGGcagtgtttgatgtgtgtgtgtgcttgtgtgtgtctgtagcgAGGATTTGTATTGGAGTCAATGTATCTTTGTATCTGTGTTTGGGGTGTATGTGTTGTGCTGTggctgtgcttgtgtgtgtgagtgtgtgtgtttacctgaaTGTTTTTCTGGGGGTGCAGCGTACCTTTGTGGGATTCTTCTTGGTGTGTGTATACCTTTTTGGCTGtgttaagagtgtgtgtgtgtgtgtgtgtgtgtgtgtgtgtgtgtgtgtgtgtgtatgcggaCAACTGTGCTTTACTAGTGTCTCATAAAGATAAAACAGTGCCTCAATACAGCTCTTCAGAATCTGAACATTTGTCTATCTGATAACAGGTTGTCCCTCCATCTTGGAAAGACCGAAGCCATTTTGTTTAGATCTGAAAGAACACTCAACCAGACCCAAGAGTTTAAAGTTAAAGTCGGGGAAACCCCGATTGCCAGTAAAGATTGTGTTGCGTATTTAGATTGTGAATTAGATCAATATCTATGAGGTTGATCAGTGGTTTTAAAAGTTCTATTTAAGGTCAAGCAAAGgattacattttaaactaaaaaagcCACACTGGTAAATAAATCAACTCTACATATCCTGGCAGGAGCACTGGGTCAGGATCACTTTGATTATGCTGCCACCCCTTGGTTTGAAGGACTATCACAACTTCTGAAAAATTGACTCCATAAAACTAAGGGTAAtctttaaaaatctaaatcGGCTAACAGTTAAGAATAGGGTCAGCTTTATTAAGCTAGCTCTTacttataaaattattttaaaaactgtccttgtgtatttatgtatttcactttcactgattAAAGACGCTTATAGCTATGTAATCAGAAGTAGTTTAACtaactttattttgtttcgTTTTAAGACTTTGATGggtaaaaatgcattattttattctCCAGCTGTGCTATGGAACAACCTCCCTTTAAGCCTAAAACTGATCACATGTGTGCGCACATTCGAAGAGGCTTTGAAAAAAGGGTTTCTCACTAATTTATTACCCGATTTACATAGTGAAGTGAGTTCCGACTACGTAGGCCATGCTACTTCGCCACTGtaagttttgtttgtatgtattcgtgtgtctgtgtttgtcccATGTTGTTCTTGTCAGGCCTTcagacttttgtgtttttagcctCGATGATTGTAACTACTTTTAATCTAACCAgatatattcattcatttattcatccataCCTTTGTGGCTGCGTTCAAAGTatgggtgtgcgtgtgtgtacctTTGTGGTTGTGTTCAGGGTGTGTTCGGTGGAGATCATTGATGGAGTCGACAGAATGTAGCTCGATCTCGGTGAGATCTCTGTCGCTGACCCTGTAGAACTGGGGGGTTGTCTGGGAGGAAGGAGGCCGTGACATCTTGCCTCCTCTTGAGTGAAAATTCAGGATGAAGAGATGGGTCAGATGGGTCAAGATGGCACTCAACTAGTCAACACCTCTTTTCTAGTAAATATATCTGGAACATGGACATTCTTCCTAAATCTGTGCCATGCAGCTCTCCACAGTATTAGCTTCCAAAGGCCATGAGAGGTAAGTTGTTTGAAAACTTTGACTGTCATGATAAAGAAACCCTATGAGGCGACATCAGTACACAGCACATAGCACATTACTGTTTACCAACTCGGCTGGTCTGATTGAAAGGACACCAGGAAAAGCGAGTGGCCTATGAGTGGATCTATAAATTATTTCCAGCCATGATTTGTTTATCAACAAGTTTGTGCAAAAAACTTGATTGATCAACTAATAACCTGGATGTCTATAGATTATGGTTGGctagtttttaatttataattaaaaattgcgctttttcatttgcatttgtagcCATTCTAAGACCAAGAGGTAAAGTTAAAGGCTGAGTGATTTTATTCATTAGATTTATTATTAGATCTGGCAGCTGTTTATGGTGTGTTAATAGTACACAGTCAGACCTGTGAAGAGCAGTTTACGTCCAAGTACTTCTTGCTTGCTTCGTAGGAGACACCGTGGCAACTACTGCAGATGTGCTTTGTCTGCGCCTTTGGTCATTTTCTCGCTTCATATGAGGGAATTCTTTCCACAGGTTGCTGGGACTAATTGCTGTTGCCTTTGTTTGTTCAGTGGCTGCAGTTGTTAGTTCTGTTGAAAGGTAATTACGTAACAAATAGAGAGGGGGATATGGCGGGTTACCTAAGAAAGTAGGAGAGAAAGGTCGAAAGGACTTATTCTGTAGAGCCGTGGGTCAGCATGTAAAGATATATGgcaagaagacaaaacaaacaggtcaTATGAGTAGCGGATTTATCAGAGCTATTATTAGAGCTGGTTGTCAAATCCATAAAGGCACAATGCTGCTGGAATTTGAATCAATGGTCAAAGTACAGAACTGGCTCCTATCCAATAACTGACTAAATGACCTGATGATTAACTTGATTAGCTTACCTTCCGCCACCATTAATAAGAAATGTGTTGGAttttatgtgtgtctgcttgtttgtTATTGCCCGTCACTCCTCCTGTTAACCCAGTCTCACACTCAGACACTTGATTGCCAAAACCTTTGTCCACACCCACAGGAGTAGCAACACAATATCTAAATATTCACACGTTATCCAGGGGAGCCAGCGAAAAAAGTAATCCCATCGAAATGAGGTTAAATCCCAGCTATGAAAAACGGACTCCAGTAAAATCCTTGATATATGGAAACATAGGAAACCTCCAGCTTTTCCCTCAGGGTCCCACTCCTCACAAGTGTGTGTCACTGAGCAACTGTAGGACGCCCCACCGCCACCCCCTCTTGCTaactatgtttgtgtgtgtccatgttcCGATTTAGCCCACCCTAGCTGCCCTgtgagagaagcagagagagcttgagacatggagagagaggtGAAGTCTTCTCAGCCGCGTTACCCCTGTCCACACATGCCCGCGCACACGCCCAACCCTGTGGGCCCTCAAGGCCTAAAATAGCAGCAGAGACATGGGGGTATTATTAGTTTCTCAGGCCAAAGGATGACTCAGTGATCTGGGTGGAGGGCATAATGGGGTACATAGGGATAAACCTCACATGCAAATAATCACATGGACAAATATCACTGGGAAGACAGTCTCGGGGGGAACAAACTCGTCCgacctaaaaacacatttgaagtTTTCAGAAACTATAAAATTAACACTGTTTTCATAAACAAGACTAGAGAGTGTATAGCCCTGGAGCGGCCAGTGCTAAGAACTATCCAGGTCATGCCCATCGCAAAGAAGATGCAGATGTTTGTGTTGGAATAACAGTTTGTTGTTTACCCCATTATTCATAGCGATCCATCCAACCGTTGTTGAGATatctcagtctggaccaaagtgatggactaATCGAGTCACCGCCCCGACATATTATGTTGAaaagtgtgaataaaaaaatgtgcaacatGCATAGATACCAGAGTGAGTGGAGGCGAAAACTGAGCCTAAAATTAACGAAATATTGGGGGAAATTAGTTCAATAAAGATGTGTACAAAAGTTTGACCACCCCTGGGCCAATgaaattttgttgatttttgacgtgaaaagaagtaaatataattattaatgttttattaaagatgagcctgtcttcaaatgttaatgcactcttaatttttatttcatgaacttaaaaaatagaaacaaattaaacagtaattgtggcttGTGCAGACGTTTCTGCACACTGCTAAGTCAGTACATATTAACTTCCACAGTTTGTCTGTGAAAATTCTCAGTCacccaggtcatggtattctgtaagtgctatgcgatggcaactggacttgcttgaagttcttgaagacgtttcgtctctcatccgaaaggcttcttcagctTCTTCAGAAATGAAGAACAAAGTCACAAGTTTGATGCAGcagatgtatatatatgtatatatatggatgtatatgtatatatatgtatatgggCATGGGCATCGCCAGCCCATGCAAAAgtgtcctaaaaaaaaaaaaaatcagtagcgcattatcaatatttataattataatagCATTATTAGTAATAGCAATAATGACAAATGTTCCCATTAAGGAcatgtgtgtgaaaagaaaattagagACTTCTTTGTTCCTTATATGCGTCTATAATTTGGCCCTGAATTTGAGAACATCTCCCCAAAACTCCAAACAATTTGACTCTGTTCAACTTTATCAGCCCCAGTTATCACTATGAGCTCTGGGGCCTAAACTCACCCTTCCTTTAGAGTCTCATAAGGGCGTTTTAGAAGAGGCGCCGCTCATTTGCATCACAAAAGCGCCCGCAGGGCAAATcgcctacatttcccacaagtCTTTGCTCCTTCCTTCAATCGCTGCCGCTTCATGTGTTTTTGCCAGGAAAGCAGGAATTCCCGAGTGTGCGGTTCAAAGAGTTTAGCAACACAGCGGAAGTGTTACCCTGTCAGGAGCAccgagtgtgtgcgtgtgtgcctgtgtgtgtgtgtgtgcgcgcctgtgtgtgtgtgtgtgtgtttgagagagagagagagagagagagagagacttcaGCGGGGACTCAGGTGGCACGATGTGGGCTCGGTTGCTGGTTGGCACCGGAGTTTCGGGGCTCGGGTTGCGGGCTCCCCGAGCCGGTTTGCGGCGGGTCGCTGGAGCTGGATGTGCGGggaggaggcagcagcagcagcagagacaggcTTCAAGTGCAGAGGTTAGTGGAACCGTGGAGAGGCGCTG includes:
- the hyal3 gene encoding hyaluronidase-3 → MLLSRPPLPYHVFLFFLSPLSCTSLSRNSTHGDPFLHTPPPAVAAAGPILQDRPFVVVWNMPTAQCQKRYNIHLNLGDFDIVENQHQRFQGEKMTIFYHDRLGKYPYLSRNGRKMNGGIPQLGNLSAHLSLAATQMSRLLQPNFTGLAVIDWEEWRPLWERNFGSKMEYRRLSKLLVRQERPGLSERAVTSLARQKFEESALKFMEETLRSAVIEHPKGFWGFYGFPSCFNKHKRKTDKSYTGRCHRGTRQQNDRLSWLWSQSTALYPSIYLPQRLAGSMEAALMVRHRLLEALRVASIWRHSSNTNRNTPVLSYARLAFTHTLTFLNKTDLIHTLGESASLGAAGVVLWGELKFARSKDQCIHLRDYLQTVLGPFIRLLRSSTQSCSLYLCHANGRCTRRRGSPGFMVSSGVEHFLDFTCQCYQGWTGQRCQEQIKG
- the si:dkey-20d21.12 gene encoding uncharacterized protein si:dkey-20d21.12, yielding MSRPPSSQTTPQFYRVSDRDLTEIELHSVDSINDLHRTHPEHNHKGMRPPRPAYTPSLNGNLYTCDMAAVRQRGHPASSKWQSRLQDMLTPTSSRAYAMGCAIITLLLLTVLLIFYFLVQQGGAIQVLTMAAREKEAAATELSLLIQELQALRQNLTAMRGGT
- the LOC120804533 gene encoding N-alpha-acetyltransferase 80 gives rise to the protein MTTKLIGERISLTVNSYCDPTLRNFKPTRDQLCVKHTSSLRRTGTGDEPRNKQTHRSEAITSAISNPLTRDELNVDLHPISISDCQTQYVEKVCEISTWDGEVKEKQPETIRAVPIHQRPDLLVPCADLVNSEWQRSQAARVHSLQKSCPEFPICLVLLQGHRETERLLGHVRLSLVVGHSSSLFVESVVVSKAERGKGFGRTLMEETERYSKSRGFSRLCLTTHDKQHFYAHLGYVLSTPVQSAGAMTSFVPMEMLLRFSRMPSEEMSTQNQKGTKMDAQIPQGNRDSVGACVVGSPPISSSLPPPPPPPSTSTLPPPSSIPTPPPPPTPSIPSPPPPPQSAGQLVVQTLTETPYRDAKGVPIYWMRKDI